From the genome of Myxococcota bacterium:
GGCTCTGCGGCGTGCTGACGGCGGGCGCTCTGGCGCTCTACAGCGCGCGACGCGCCCGCGCCGCCGCTCGAGTCACTGGACCCGGATCGTCGCCTTCTTGATCTCGAGCTTCTCCTTCGTCCGGCCCGAGGGCGAGCCCGCGGCTTCGAGCGCCTTCAGCGCGTCCTGACCCTTGGTGACCTCGCCGAACACCGTGTGCTTGCCGTTGAGATAGTCGGTCGGCACGAAGGTGAGGAAGAACTGGCTGCCGTCGGTGCCCGGGCCGGCGTTCGCCATGGACAGGATGCCCGGCTTGTCGTGCTTGGCGTTGGGTGAGAACTCGCCGTTGTACTGGTAGCCCGGGCCCCCCATGCCGGTGCCGGTCGGGTCACCGCCCTGCGCCATGAAGCCCGGGATCACGCGGTGGAACACCACGCCGTCGTAGAAGCCGAGCTTGGTCAGGTAGATCGTGCTGGTCACGTGCATGGGCGCGACGTCGGGCCGCAGCTTGATCTCGATCGTGCCCTTGTTCGTCTCCATGACCCAGGTGTAGGTCTTCTTGGCGTCGAAGCTCACCGCTTCGGGCTTGGGCACGTGCGACTTCCAGTCGCTCTTCGACTTGTCGACCTTGTTCTTCGCGATCTGGGCGTCGATCGCGCCGATCGCCGCATCGGAGTCCGCCATCTTCTTCTCCTCCGCGGCGAACGCCGCGCTCTGAAACGCCAGGAAAGCCGCGAGCACCGCGCCGAAAGCCCGAGTCATGGTCCCTCCCCCACCGGGCCACGCGCCCGGATGGCGCGCAATGATGCCCCGAGATTGCGCGCGCGCCAGGGAGGCCGCGCGCGGAGTGACTCAGCCGCAGTCCAGCCCGAGGTTGCGGGCGATGATGCGCTTCATGATCTCGTTCGTACCGGCGTAGATCGACTGCACGGCTGCGTCGGCGAAGTCGGTCGAGATCGGGTACTCACGCATGAAGCCGTAGCCGCCGTGGAGCTGCAGACACTCGGCGGTGAGCCGCTTCTGCAGGTCGGTGGTCCACCACTTCGCCATCGAGACCTCGGTCACGATCGACTCCTTGCGCACGTGCGCGGCGAGCAGCTTGTCGGTGAAGGCCTGGCCGACCTCGACCTCGGTCGCGAGCTCCGCCAGCCGGAACTGGGTGTTCTGGAAGGCCGCGATCGGCTGGCCGAAGGCGCGGCGCGACTTCACGTACTCGAGCGTGTCCTCGAGCGCGCGCCGGCACGAGGCCATCGACGCCACCGCGATCGACAGCCGCTCCTGCTGCAGGTTCTGCATGAGCTGCTTGAAGCCGCGGCCCTCGGCGCCGCCGAGCAGCGCGTCGGCGGGCACGCGGCAGTCCTGGAAGAACAGCTCGCTCGTGTCCTGCCCGCGCAGGCCGAGCTTGTCGAGCTTGCGCCCGCGCACGAAGCCGGGCGCCGTGGCCTCGACCAGGAGCAGGCTGATCCCGCGGTGCGGCGGGTCGGCGCTCGGGTCGGTCTTCGCGACCACGATGAACAGGTCGCCGATCTGGCCGTTCGAGATGAAGGTCTTCGAGCCGTTCAGCACGTAGTGATTGCCGTCGCGGATCGCCGTGGTCTGCACGTTCGCGAGATCGGAGCCGGTGCCGGGCTCGGTCATGGCGATGCCGAGCAGCACGTCGCCCGAGATCGCGCCGGGCAGATACTTCTCCTTCTGTGACTCGCTGCCGAACTCGGTCAGGTACGGCATGCAGATGTCGGAGTGCAGCGACATCATCAGGCCGTGGGCGCGCAGGTAGGCGATCTCCTCCATGACGATCGCGTCGTACAGGAAGTCGGCGCCCGCACCGCCGTACTTCTCGGGCGCGTTGGCGCCGAGGAAGCCCTCCTCGCCCATGCGCTTCCAGGTGGCGCGGTCGCTCATGCCCTTCTCGTTCCAGCCCGCGATCTTGGGCTCGATCTCGGCGGCCGCGAAGCGCTTGAATTGCGCCCGGAACAGCTCGTGCTCGTCGCTGAAGATGTCGCGCTTCATGGGGGGCCTCCTCGCTCGAGCGCATTCTGTTGACTCGCGCGCCGGACCGCCAGTGCCCCTGGCGCAAAGCCTGCGCGAATTGGCGCCCGGGCCGCTCGTCGCCGCGGCCGGGACCTGCGAAACCCAGGCATGCGCAGGCGAACGGCAAGCTGGCTCGTGCTCGGGAGCCTTGGGCTCCTCGCCGCCCCGGGCTGCTACCACGTGCGCAAATGGTTCGCGCCGCGCGCCGCCGAGTCACTGGCGCCGCGCGTCTACTCGGAGCGCTGCAGCACCTGCCACGGCGCGACCGGCCGCGGCGACGGGCCCGCGGGCCAGTCACTCGCGCCGCGGGCGCGTGACTTCACCGACGCGCGCTGGCAGCGCGCGACCTCCGACGACCAGATCCGCGCCACGATCCAGGGCGGCGGCGCGGCGCGCGGCCTGTCGCCGCTCATGCCCGCGCAGCCGGACCTGGGCGAGCGCGAGCTCGAAGAGCTCCTGACTTACATCCGTCAGGTCGGCACGCGCTCGGCGGGCGGGTCGCTGTAGAACTGCCGGTACCAGCGGCGGAAGCGGCCGAAGTCCTTCTCGGGCTCCGCGAGCAGCGGCCGTTCGCGGTAGATCTTGTTGGACCAGATGGGAATGTCGAGGTTGTAGTCGTTGACGTAGAACTCGAAGAAGCCCTTCACGATCGCCGGGTCACAGCGCTTGTGCGCGTAGTAGCGGTGCATGATGTGCAGGTGCTCGGGGCCGACCGGCGTGAGCGCGTTCACCGCGATGCCGTCCATCTGGCCCTTGAAGCGCGTGTACAGGAAGCCCGGCCCCGAGTTGAACGAGTCGACGTCGGTCGTGACCGAAGCCGTCTTGGCCTGATCGTCGGCCTCGGTGTCGACGTCGATCTTCAGCCGGTAATACGGGCCGTCGGGCTCCCAGTGAATCGCCTTGCACTTCCAGCCGTGCAGCGTGGCGAAGTGAGCGAAGTCGACCCCGTTCTCCATGATCTCCTGCGGGTGACTCTGGATGGTCCACTCGTGAGTCCGGTGGAGCTCGTAGTTCGGGTCGAGGATCTCGGGCACGACCTCGGGCTGCCACTCGGGCTCCTTGCCCTCGAGGTGGTGCCAGACGAGGATCATGCCGTTGCACTCGATCGCCGGGTAGGTCTCGAGGCGCGCCTGCGCAGGGATGCGCTTGGCGTAGGGGATCTCGACGCAGCGTCCCTCGCCCTCGAAGCGCCAGCCGTGGAACGGACACCGAAGAGTGTTGCCCTCGACCTTGCCGCCCTTGCCCAGGTGCGCGCCCAGGTGCGGGCAGTAGGCATCGGCCGCGCGCACGCGGCCGTCCTCGCCGCGGAAGATCACCAGGTCGCGGCCGAGGTAGTGCACGGCCTTCACCTGCCCGCGCGCGAGCGAGTCGGAGTGCGCGACGGCGAACCAGCCGTTGGGGTACGGAGGAAGCGGGATCCGGGCCATGAAGGGACCTCCCGTGGGCGCGACCGGCAAAACTATAACACGTTGCATTTTCGTGCGGCCGAGAATCAGAATGGCGCCGCGATGGAGAAGCTGGTCTACCTGTTGTGGCGCGATCCGGCCCTGGGCGAGGCCGCCTTCGCGGAGCGGCTCGAGAAGGGCGTCGGCCCGAAGCTGTGCGACGCCGGCGCGAAGTCGGTCGCCACGAGCTTCGCGCGGGCCAACGCCGACCTCGGCGGCAGCGTGCCGATCCGCGAGACGGGCACGGAGTTCCACGGCCTGGTCTCGTTCTGGCTGCCCTGCGTCGACGACCGCCCGGCCTATGAGGCGATCCTGCGCGACGCGGCGCCGCGCAGCGCGGGCTATCTGGTGACCGAGTCCGTGCCGCGCGACTTCGACCGCCGCACCTGGCCCAACGGCGTGCGCAGCCCCGGCTACAAGATGATCACGGTGTTCGAGCAGCCGGCGCGAGTCACACGCGAGGAGTTCATCGAGCGCTGGCACGGCTCGCACACGCCGCTGTCGCTCGAGATCCACCCCATGTGGCGCTACGTGCGCAACGTGGTGGCGCGGCCACTCACTCCCGGCGCGCCGAACTACGCGGGCATCGTGGAGGAGCACTTCCGCGAGCTCGAGGACCTGACCGACCCCGCGCGCTTCTACGGCGGCAAGGAGAAGCTCGCGGTGAACATCCGCCGCGTGCTCGACGACGTGCGCACGTTCCTCGATCTGGAGCGCGTGGTCTCGGTGGTCGCGACCGAGACCATCCTCTCCTAGGAGCCTCGATGCTGCTCGAGAACAAGGTCGCGGTCGTCTCGGGCATCGGCCCGGGCCTGGGGCGCGACATCGCGCTGGCCTTCGCGCGCGAGGGCGCGCAGCTCGCGTTGGGCGCGCGCAGCTCCGACTACCTGGAGTCAGTGGCGAAGGAGGTGCGCGCGCTGGGCGTGCGCGCGATCGCGCTGCCGACCGACATCACGAACCTGGCGGACTGCGCCCGGCTGGTCGGCCAGGCCGAGGAGGAGCTCGGCGGCGTCGACGTGCTGGTGAACAACGCCTACCACCCGGGCACGTACCAGCTGTTCGAGTCGGCCGACCTCGAGCTGTGGCGCGCGCCCATCGAGGTGAACCTGCTCGGCTCGCTGCGACTCACTCAAGAGGCGGTGCCGCGGCTCAAGAAGCGCGGCGGCGGCTCGATCGTGTTCGTGAACTCGATGATCGTGCGCGAGGTGCTGCCCACCATGGCGAGCTACGCGGCGTCGAAAGGGGCCTTGCTGGCGGCGGCGCAGGGCCTGGCGCGCGAGCTCGGCCCGCACAAGATCCGCGTGAATTCGGTGCTGCCGGGCTACATCTGGGGCGCCACGCTCGAAGGCTACTTCAAGGCGCAGGCCGCCGCGCGCGGAGTGACTCCCGAGGCCGTGTACCGCGAGGTCGCGTCCAAGATCGCGCTCGGGAAGATCCCCAGCTCGGAGGAGATCGTGGGCGCGGTGGTGTTCTTCGCCAGCGACCTGTCGCGCGCGGTCACCGGCCAGACGCTCGACGTGAACGGCGGCCAGGTGATGGCCTGAGTCAGGGCCGGGCGGCCAGCCAGAGCGCGAGCTCCGGGTCGGCCGGGAACAGCTCGAGCCGGCGCGCCGCGAAGTCCGGCCGCGCGACGCCCAGCGCGAACGCCCCTGCCCCGTCGAGCCAGCCGGCCCGGCGCGCCCGGGCGAGCAGACCCAGGGCGCTCGTCCCGGCCGTGAAGCGCGCGTTCCACTCGACCACCGCACGCAGGCGCTCGCGCCCGTCTGCGGCCCGGTAGGTGAAGGCGTCGAGGCCACACGGTCCGGTGTAGCCCCGAGCGGCGGCGGCGCGCGCGAGCACGGCCGCGGCGGCGCGCAGCTCGGCGTCCCAGGGGCTGCCGGAGTGGATCGAGCCGTCGGCTCGGATCACGCCGCAGTGACCCAGCGGCACGCCCGCCGGAGTCAGGACCTGGCCCAGGGTCCCGAGCACCCGTTGGTCGCCGGGACCGTTGATCCAGAGCTGCGCCGACAGGTCCGCAGTGCGCTCGAGCCACGGCTCCACCACGCAGCCGGCGCGCTCGCGGAAGCGCGGCAGGTTGCCGCGCAGCGACTCGGGGTCGAGCCGGCCGTCGCGGCCGGTGAGCCGCCCGCGGCCGCTCGTGCCCAGGCGCGGCTTCAGCACGAACTCCTCGCGCAGCTCGGCGGGCCAGCGTTCGACCTCGGCCTCGATCCGACACCGGACGGTGTCGGCGGCGCCGAGCTCCTCGGGCCCGAGCGCGAACGCGGTCTCGCCGATCTCGGCGGGCAGCAGGCCCGCGGCGCGCGCGACCTCGAGCGCGAAGGCCTTGTCGTGCACCGCCGCCACCACCCCGGGCGGCGCGGCCGCGAGGGGCACGCGCGCGTGCCGGGCCGCCGCCTCGGCCTCGGGCGTGGAGAGCCAGGGCACGAGACCGGGCGACTCACACGTCTCCAGGGCCGCCCGCTGCGCATCGCGCTCGAGCGCACTCGCGAGCTCGGCACGCGCGGCCAGGCCATCGGCGCGCGGCGCGTCGGCCGGGAACAGCGCGGCCCACAGCCAGGCGGCCGCGCGCACGCGCGGGTGCGCGGCCATGCGCCGCCAGCCGTCGCCCTCCTCGGCTCCGAGGTTGGCGAACAAGAGCGGCGAGTCACTCATGATGCAGCTCCGACGAGCACCGCGGGCACCCCTACCGACGGCTCTGCCTGCGCGGCCGGCTCTCTTGAGTCGCGCGCGCGTCGCGCACGTGGGCGATCATGGCCTCGGAGAGTCCCGCCTCGCGCCGCGCTGCGGCATCGAAGCGCCGGCCCTTGGCGCGCGACGCCTCGAGCGGAAACGGCACCGACGCGCTGTAGGCCTGCACGTCGCTCTCGCCCGCGGGCGCGAGCCGGGCGAGCCAGCGTACGGCGAGCGCCACGTGGCGGCACTCGTCGCGGTGCACGGCCTCCGACACGGCCGCGCTCGCCTCGTCGCCCGCGCGCCGGAAGCCCTCGGCGTAGAGCGCGGTGAAGTCGAGGTTCGCCTGCTCCAAGGTGAGTCCCATGGCGGCCAGGAAGGCGGCCGGGCCGCGCGCGTGGGCGTGGATCGCCGGGGCGTGCTTCCAGAAGTAGTCCGAGAGCGGCTCGTCGGCGAGACCTTCTCCGTACGCGTAGAGGCGCTCGAGATACATGCGGCAGTGTCTCTGCTCGTCCGCGAGCGCGGCCGCCCAGCCGCGCCGCAGGTCCGGGGGCGCGTCGGGCCAGCGCAGCAGCGCCCAGGCGAAGAGCTCCACGGCCATGAGCTCGTGGTGGGCGAAGCGCCGGAGACAGGCCGCTCGGGCCCGCGGGTCGCCGAGCTCGGCCGGGCGCGGCAGGCGGGCGGCGCCGCCGCGCATCTCGAGCTCGGGCGCGCGCGCCGGCCGGGGCACGTACAGCGGCTCGCCGGGCGTGGCGTCGGGCAGCGCCGAGCCGTCGGGCGCGAGCGGCGGCGCGAGCTTCCGCGCGAGGTCCCCTGCCTGGAGGATCTCGAGGCAATGGTTGCGCAGCTCACGGGCCGGGGCAGTCATTCGGGTCGAGACTACAGCTCGCGCCCACGATTCGGTAACGTCGCCCTACCCCTCGAGCTTCATTTCATCCGCTCTCGTTTCACCTGGCGGGAGGTTCGATGGGCGCCGCGCTGCGCAGCTTCGGTCCCGGAGATGCGCTCGACATCGCGATCGTGGCGCTCCTGCTCTACGCGGGAATGAGCTGGCTGCGCCGCTCGCACGCGGCGCTCGCGGCGCTGGGTCTCTCGCTCTTGGGCACGGTGTATCTCGCGGCGCGCGCGCTCGGGCTGGGGCTCACGACCTGGCTGTTCCAGGGCTTCTTCGCGGTGCTCGCGCTCGCGCTGGTGGTGATCTTCCAGGAGGAGCTGCGGCGCGGCTTCGAAGCGCTGGCGGCGTTCGCGCTCGCGCCGCGCAGCGAGCGCCGGCCCCGGCTCGACACGCCGGACCTCTTGGCGCGGGCGCTCGCCGACCTGGCCGCCGCGCGCATCGGGGCGCTCGTGGTCGTGGCCGGCA
Proteins encoded in this window:
- a CDS encoding peptidylprolyl isomerase, translating into MTRAFGAVLAAFLAFQSAAFAAEEKKMADSDAAIGAIDAQIAKNKVDKSKSDWKSHVPKPEAVSFDAKKTYTWVMETNKGTIEIKLRPDVAPMHVTSTIYLTKLGFYDGVVFHRVIPGFMAQGGDPTGTGMGGPGYQYNGEFSPNAKHDKPGILSMANAGPGTDGSQFFLTFVPTDYLNGKHTVFGEVTKGQDALKALEAAGSPSGRTKEKLEIKKATIRVQ
- a CDS encoding acyl-CoA dehydrogenase family protein, coding for MKRDIFSDEHELFRAQFKRFAAAEIEPKIAGWNEKGMSDRATWKRMGEEGFLGANAPEKYGGAGADFLYDAIVMEEIAYLRAHGLMMSLHSDICMPYLTEFGSESQKEKYLPGAISGDVLLGIAMTEPGTGSDLANVQTTAIRDGNHYVLNGSKTFISNGQIGDLFIVVAKTDPSADPPHRGISLLLVEATAPGFVRGRKLDKLGLRGQDTSELFFQDCRVPADALLGGAEGRGFKQLMQNLQQERLSIAVASMASCRRALEDTLEYVKSRRAFGQPIAAFQNTQFRLAELATEVEVGQAFTDKLLAAHVRKESIVTEVSMAKWWTTDLQKRLTAECLQLHGGYGFMREYPISTDFADAAVQSIYAGTNEIMKRIIARNLGLDCG
- a CDS encoding c-type cytochrome; translation: MRRRTASWLVLGSLGLLAAPGCYHVRKWFAPRAAESLAPRVYSERCSTCHGATGRGDGPAGQSLAPRARDFTDARWQRATSDDQIRATIQGGGAARGLSPLMPAQPDLGERELEELLTYIRQVGTRSAGGSL
- a CDS encoding Rieske 2Fe-2S domain-containing protein, whose product is MARIPLPPYPNGWFAVAHSDSLARGQVKAVHYLGRDLVIFRGEDGRVRAADAYCPHLGAHLGKGGKVEGNTLRCPFHGWRFEGEGRCVEIPYAKRIPAQARLETYPAIECNGMILVWHHLEGKEPEWQPEVVPEILDPNYELHRTHEWTIQSHPQEIMENGVDFAHFATLHGWKCKAIHWEPDGPYYRLKIDVDTEADDQAKTASVTTDVDSFNSGPGFLYTRFKGQMDGIAVNALTPVGPEHLHIMHRYYAHKRCDPAIVKGFFEFYVNDYNLDIPIWSNKIYRERPLLAEPEKDFGRFRRWYRQFYSDPPAERVPT
- a CDS encoding EthD domain-containing protein encodes the protein MEKLVYLLWRDPALGEAAFAERLEKGVGPKLCDAGAKSVATSFARANADLGGSVPIRETGTEFHGLVSFWLPCVDDRPAYEAILRDAAPRSAGYLVTESVPRDFDRRTWPNGVRSPGYKMITVFEQPARVTREEFIERWHGSHTPLSLEIHPMWRYVRNVVARPLTPGAPNYAGIVEEHFRELEDLTDPARFYGGKEKLAVNIRRVLDDVRTFLDLERVVSVVATETILS
- a CDS encoding SDR family oxidoreductase, which codes for MLLENKVAVVSGIGPGLGRDIALAFAREGAQLALGARSSDYLESVAKEVRALGVRAIALPTDITNLADCARLVGQAEEELGGVDVLVNNAYHPGTYQLFESADLELWRAPIEVNLLGSLRLTQEAVPRLKKRGGGSIVFVNSMIVREVLPTMASYAASKGALLAAAQGLARELGPHKIRVNSVLPGYIWGATLEGYFKAQAAARGVTPEAVYREVASKIALGKIPSSEEIVGAVVFFASDLSRAVTGQTLDVNGGQVMA
- a CDS encoding DUF455 family protein yields the protein MTAPARELRNHCLEILQAGDLARKLAPPLAPDGSALPDATPGEPLYVPRPARAPELEMRGGAARLPRPAELGDPRARAACLRRFAHHELMAVELFAWALLRWPDAPPDLRRGWAAALADEQRHCRMYLERLYAYGEGLADEPLSDYFWKHAPAIHAHARGPAAFLAAMGLTLEQANLDFTALYAEGFRRAGDEASAAVSEAVHRDECRHVALAVRWLARLAPAGESDVQAYSASVPFPLEASRAKGRRFDAAARREAGLSEAMIAHVRDARATQESRPRRQSRR